A segment of the Trifolium pratense cultivar HEN17-A07 linkage group LG7, ARS_RC_1.1, whole genome shotgun sequence genome:
CAgattaaaaaatgataattacAGTCAGCATCATCGTGATATTTGCAATAAAATCGTGTGTTCTACAAGCGTTCCGTctagaagagaagagaaagaacGTATCTGTGAACTCTGAACCTGTCTGGTTATAACAATCCATCTTCAACAAACTCCATTAACATAATAATGGCCAACTACACCAAACATACTCACTCACACTCATATACCATCGACCCTAACACTGGTTACTGTTCACAATCTAGAACCTTCCACAGCCTCCGTCCAATCGTCCCTCTCCCTCCACCTTCTCAACCTCTCTCTCTCACCGACTACTCACTCTCTCTCCTCCCTGAAACCGCCATCTCAAACAACATCCCTGCTCTCATAGACTCAGCCACCGACCACCACCTCACTTACCCCACTTTCCTCCGTCAAATCAAATCCCTCACTTCCTTCCTCCAACAATCCCGCACTTCTCTCTCCAAAGGCCACGTGGCATTAATCCTCACCCCTTCTTCCTTACACGTCCCCGTACTCtatttctctctcctctccctTGGTGTCATCGTCGCACCTGCTAACCCACTCAGTTCCCAATCCGAGTTAACTCACTTGATTCAACTTACGAAACCTGTCATCGCATTCGCTACTTCCACAACCGCTTCCAAAATCCCCAACCTCCCATTCGGCACAATCGTAATTGACTCTCCTTCTTTTCTTTCCATACTCGATTCTAACTCTAACTCGGAACTTCGCCGAGTTGAAACGACTCAATCAGACACAGCGGCGATTCTCTTCTCTTCAGGAACAACTGGAAAAATTAAAGGCGTGTTGTTAACTCATCGTAACCTTATTGCGTTGATTGGAGGGTTTTGTTACCTGAAGCACGCGTATGATGACGGCGTTGAAAATGAACCGCATCCGGTGTCGCTGTTTCCGCTTCCTctttttcatgtgtttggatTTTTTATGTTGGTCAGGGCTTTGGCTATGGGGGAGACACTGGTGTTGATGCAGAGATTTGATTTTGAAGGTATGTTGAAGGCTGTGCAGAAGTATAGGATTACTTATATGCCGGTGTCGCCGCCGTTGGTTACGGCGTTTGCTAAGTCGGAGTTGGTGAAGAAATATGATCTTAGTTCGATTCGGTTGTTGGGGTCCGGTGGCGCGCCACTTGGCAAGGAAGTTGCGGAGAGCTTCAAAACCAAATTCCCCAATGTGGAAATTGTGCAGGTTACAAACTTATCTTGTCCcaccaactattttttttttttggtatataaaaacataataaaatatttttttgtcaagtaatcaTTAGACTAGAAATTAACCTCTTGCATGTAAATAACCAAATAATTTAGTTCAAAATTCCACCCCAACGCTACAATGGATTGTCATTTTTGAATGGGCAAAAGCCGCAAAACTAGCTAATTTCATTAGCAATATGGTTTTTAGTGAGGGTAATCCTCATAACGGGTTAACTAATAAATTTTGGAGAAACTTTTCTATCATCTTTGAATTGAAAGTAAAAGTAGGTTTAATTCAACTCTGCAAAACGGACTTTTAAAGTGAAGAttaactctatttttttattttttggtagtAAAAGAGGGCTAACgcccaaaaagaaaagaactatAGAGTTACATGAAAATTTCTAGGCATGCAAGCCCCAGAAAAGTCATAAAAAAGAAGACTCGAAACCTCATTTGGAGGAGTCTCCATGACATGAATATTAAAAGAATTCAGAGAAAAGCTGAAATTAGCCAGCCAATCAGCACTTCTATTTCCCTCTCGCCAAGTATGATTGAATTGCACCTGCCAATCCAACTTTAAAAGCTCTTGTATACGACGCACCAAGATAGGTGGATTACCATTGAATTTAACTTTCCCCGTGATCATATCAACCACACTTTTTGAGTCACTTTCCACCTGAAGATGGCAGAAACCTTGTCTCCAACCAAGTTGCATTCCCAAGTACATTCCCCACATTTCAGTGGAGAGAGCGTCACAAGTTCCTATTTTGCGCGAGTATCCTTTAATCCATCTGCCATCTGACCTTATCCAGGTTTGGGTTGCAACAGGGCAATCCCTCAAAACATGAATAAGTGTTTCATTGACTCTGTCACATCTAGAGCATGTGGGAGAAGCTCCAACACCCCATTTGCTCCTACGAAAGTTAGTGAGCAACCGATCATGAGCCGCCATCCACATAAAAGTTTGAATTCTATGAGGTCCTTTCCAACTCCACACGGCCTTCCAATCTCCCTCAATAGGTTGAGCTCTAATGTTTTGATTCTCATAAGCACTTTTAACTGTGAAATTCCTAGTGTTGGTCCCTCCCCAACCAATTGTGTCTTTCCCGTCTATGTCCATAGGTGCTGGGATAGCAAGAacctgaaaagaaaaattagatggTAAATTAGAAGGAAATCAAAATCCCACTCTCCTGAGGGGGTAAGCACATCCCTCACAGAAAGAGTCGtgtcaataataatttgattagtAACAGAGAGCAAAGAAGTTCCACTCGGGGTCCATTTATCCAGCCAAAAGTTGATATTGTTTCCATCTCCCAACTGCCACACAATATTCTGCTGGAATTTTTCCCAAATACCTGTCAAAGCTTTCCACAAAGGAGAGTCATAGGGTTGAGAGCTTATTGTTACCCTCAAGTCCTTATTTCTTCCATACTTACTATAAAGAACCTTACACCAAAGGTCATCTGATTTGTTGATCAGATTCCAAAGCATTTTCATAAGAAAAGCGTCATTTATATGTTGAGGTCTCTTAATGCCTAGACCACCCTCATTCTTTGGGAGACAACAAATGTCCCATCCAACTATCGGACGTGGTATTTCTTAACATAACATGAGTGGCATGACTTGCCACCTAATAAATTCAATTCTAGTGTTgttaaaattacaatgaattgTTATTGGATTAAGTGTGGGGCAGAGTGCACCTCTATGAAATGAAAATGGATGCCTGTAATAAATTCAATTCTATTGTTGTTAATATAACTTTCTGTATAGGTGATCCaaacctatgaagcacaaacattTATTGGATTAAGTGTGTCTGTTGCGAGAATggattctttcaattttttactctCAATTTTTACAACTCAATTATTAACCAACTTCTCTTTTTTGTTCAACTCccaatcatttttttatataatttaaatggTCTAAATTCCACATTATTCTCTCaactatattttattgttttaaaattgaGAGAATCTGTTCTCCCTTTGTCATATGTGTCTGTGATTGACATGACATTAACACATatgattatattaaattatatctTCTCAAATTATTGTAAGTATCCATGTGTTAGTGTGTGTGTTATTTTTGTGTTGTATTTTATGTCTATGTTTACATTCGTGCTTCACAGATAAAGACCCTCTTCCTTTTCCTCTTTGTTATGTTTTTTGACAGTACTCTTCTATTATCTATTCACACACACGTTTTGACTTTCAACATGATCACGTTTGAAGAGGACAAAAGTCTTTTATCATCACGTCATTTGAATAATAATGAGTTATTAAATTACTCTGCTTCATATAGaagcaaatttttttattttttagattcattcaatttttttgttaggtAATCTATTGGCTAGAATTCCACTTTTTTAAAGCTGAATAAGTGTAatgtccggggttcgaacccaatcctgcatataaaatgtgatatccttaccaattgagttaaactcataggacaaattcattcaattattaaatgaatttaaaaagtgaaaatttgctTATCTATTAAACTAAAGGGAGTATTTTTCTGGTACATGAATAATGAGTTATTATTGTCAAAGTCGACcttaatttttatcaaaaatatatttgtataaTAATTCATAATATAGTATTTGAGTGTTTAGGTGACTTGTGGGTTAGTGTGATCAGGATGTCATTAGTTGAATTTCTCTGCTATAAAATTCTAACTAACAAgaaaccaagaaaaaaaaataacaatcacAATTGATTTTTATACTTTATTATCCACTAGCTTGCATCCAACCAAAGTACATAGTGTCATGTTCTGTCGATTGTGATTAGCACGGCTAATCTTTGTTTAATAGTAATACTATACTACTAGTATACTCCTCCTTTCTAAGGTATCGGGCCTACCATCATAACTTTTGTTCTTCTGAGGTATCGGGCCCACCATCATAATTTTTATGATGATGATTTCTCTTCCGAccccaggtttttttttatacccctaaaatttcattttgcctttcaaaatttgaaaaaattggaacataatttcggtttttacgaaccgaaattgttaaacatggaaaaaaaatcggtttatataaaccgaaatatcaTCAGtgttaagaaaagaagaaagatttatgtgaaaattcgtgtagagctacctgtggtaaatttagcatagcTCTCtaaatataagtcgtatgctaatgatttttaatctagtgtaaataagacaaaatttactacaggattgacaccggaattgttaaatttcattaagtatagtatgagaaaatctacctacaagtttgagaaaagtttttgctctgtttttgtaccagtacccattatttggtcaaactgaaccaattggatagttaaccctaaaaaaaaaaattatatttgtaatcttgacaccctaagctttccaacgagtgatTTTTTACTCTAATCGGACAttgtttagtatttcaaataaattgtggaagttgagggtctgatgttgaatttatgcaggaaatctggAACGCAGACGAAATACAAAATTTAGAACACAAAATTTCGGATTTTATTAACTGAAATTTGtgagcatgacaaaaaaattcggttcgtacaAACTGAagtacccccaagggcaaaaacgaaaattcaggggtagaaaagaaaggcggagGGTCGGGAGATAAAACATCTTTTATGATTAGTTTATGTTTTGAGTTTAATTGGTACTAGTATGCATATTTCTAGTGTATACAGTTTGTCAGGTCAATCTAATTGGAGCTTATCACGTTCATTCGAAAGATATTTTAACTTTTGGGGAAAGCTATTTTATGAACTAATTTAACAAAGTGGTGTAATGGTGAgattttttaatacttttttttttttatttattagtcaATTACCTCGAGAGTTGTTGTGCCAATAGAaacattggaattttttgtttgtttcattcaaATGTATAGAACATATCAACATATGATATGAAAAGGGATGCTTCTTTGTTTGAATAAAAGATGTGTGGAATTAAAGATGGAAGAATAAGATATGtacttttatttgtttgttttctatTGATGTGTTTTTACTGGCAGGGCTATGGTTTAACTGAAAGTGGAGGAGGGGCAGCAAGAATGATAGGGTTTGATGAGGCTAAGCACTATGGTTCTGTGGGTCGACTAGCAGAAAATATGGAGGCCAAGATAGTCGACCCTGTTACAGGAGAGGCATTATCTCCTGGCCAGAAAGGGGAGCTTTGGTTGCGAGGACCAACAATCATGAAAGGTGACTGATTAGTAAAAGTAGTAACTTAGCAACGACACTATTGCAAGGCTTCTCCATTTATGGACCCCGTTGCATTTGCATAACCTTTTGCAGTGAAGATGTGCATTAAAAATCCCATGTATTCAACACCTACACATGTGTTGGCATGTTTTTGCGGTCTCTCACTTTAGTTTAATGATTAGAGTTCTTCTCTGTTTGCTCCTCTGACCTCCTTGTCGCCCATCTTTTACATAGGATTGTTGTCAAGAgatatcaattttttgtttaatcgTATGCATGAAGTTTTTTACCAAATGCAGTTCATATATATAGTTAGAGACATCTAATTATCGCTGTGGTTATTCTTTTGGTGCCAGTGCAGGTTATGTAGGAGATGACAAGGCAACTGTTGAGACATTGGATTCAGAGGGATGGCTGAAGACTGGCGATCTTTGTTACTTTGACTCTGATGGTTTTCTATTCATTGTAGATAGACTAAAGGAATTGATCAAATACAAAGCTTATCAGGTGATGTGTTGTCAACAACACGTATTTTGCGGATACTATTTTACTACCTTTACATTTTCCTTGCTATTTTACAGGTTCCCCCAGCTGAATTAGAGCACATACTTCATACAAATCCTGAAATTGCTGATGCTGCAGTAATTCCGTATGTATATACTACtgctttaaaaatttaatttgtctgTGTGTTGGAAAGCAAATCAGAAGTTGTTTTCAGTTCATTTCATCAACGCTTTTCCAATTTCTAGTTCCCGTGGAAGTCATagaaatcagttttttttttaaatgttaaaCTGTTCTTTAAAGTATATTGgtccaaaagaaaaagatttcGATGTAATTCACTTGGTTTAACATACTACATGACTGTCTAATAAGAAGGTTCACCAAATCTACTACTAATCTTTTGGGGACAGGTATCCTGATGAAGATGCAGGGCAGATTCCCATGGCTTTTGTGGTAAGAAAGCCTGGAAGTAACATCACTGCTGCTCAGGTCATGGAGTATGTGGCAAAGCAGGTTTGTTCTAAAATGCAGACATTATTGTCCATTGAATctggtcttaaatataagcaattGGACCAAATAAATgtacatttttgcttatatttaagacgaAATAGAATTGACACTGTTAGGGCGTTAGCCCtctttttctaccaaaaaaagaaagaaaagaattgagACTGTCACAGTTTAGAGTGTTACTATTGTCATGTTATAATTATGGCTTATCGTTGTTGCAGGTAGCACCATACAAGAAGATACGACGTGTTTCTTTTGTTAACTCTATTCCTAAATCTCCAGCTGGCAAAATTTTAAGAAGAGAATTAGTTGATATTGCTCTAACTAGTGGTTCATCCAAATTGTGATTAATTGATATAACGATGGAGTCAGAGGCTCAGAGCTGCACTTAACGCTTGcataatttttcatattattttcatattgctattattgtttctttatatcatattactattatttataataaatatataatgtatagtttttttttttttgacaaaatactGTATAGTTTTTTGAATCAACGTATACACATCAAATTCGAACCTCATAATGATTTATATGCGTTCCATGTTCCATGCGTGGTTTTTCTTTTCTAGTTGTCCGGTGGCTAGGCTCGCACTATATTTGTGGAGAGAAGGGAAGAATCCAAAGTTTAAACCCTAACTcctttaataaaaaacattaagGCAGATTCTAGTTTGGAGTATTAGAACCTAAACCAAGTCAGAAGCAAGAAGTAAGACTGTGACTTTCGACATTAGAATCTGAGTAAAGATCAGAAGCTAGAAGACTAGATTCTGAAGAACTTAGAGTCTGAAGGACACGTCAGCATCAAAAGTGTGTAATAAGTCGCTTTCAAGGTCAGAGTCAAGTTTGTTTTCTTCTGATCACGTGCATAAGCAAACAAAAGGTCCAAAGACAACTGAAATGAAATGGTAAATTCATTTTGTAGCAAAGATTTTCAAATGACCTTCGACAATATTATCTAAATCAAGGAATGAATCAACGTCTTTGGATCAAACCTTCTCAATGACTCTAATTTGTGCAAGAGTTTCTTCAACGAATCTTTTCATCCTGCCTATATAAGGAGTTGAAGACGTGAATCAACTAACACTATATGCATATTTTGAAAGATTAGAAACTCtgtcaaaatcaaaacacaaatttAACTTAGAATTTCTTATCCAAGTTTGTATCTTAGAAATTCTAAAGTTTTTAGAGTCGTTCACAGTATTGTACTACTTATACCGATATGATTGTATATCAAGTGTAAAACACTTCTAGCTTTACTTGATTAAGTTAGTTGTGAGAAGACTCTTGCTGAGTGATTGAGCCGTTAGAAGTATCTTGTTAGTGGACTTGAGCAATTAGAAGTATCTTACTGTGAGCTTTAGCATTTGAAAGTCTCTTGTTAGTGGACTTGAGCATTATAAGTCTCTTGTAGTTGCACTTGAGCATTGAGAAGTCTCTTTGCTTATGTGCTTGAGCATATTGTGTAATCTTGAGTGATTATAGTGGAAATCTTTTGGAAGTGTAAAGGAACTGGACTACTCTCGATTTGTGAGAGAAACCAATATAAAATTGCtttgtttctctctctctctctctctctctctctctctctctctctctttctcttctcttgtGCACTCTAATTTTATCCGCTGCAAATTCTATTATTAAACTTGGTCAGACTCTCTACTCTTGCTTCAGAGTCTGACTTATTCTTTCACGCAAATTTTAGGAAAAAgcaaacacaattcaaccctcCTTCTTCCATCAAAGATTAGGGATAGAGGGAGTAGtaagaaataaaaggaaaaaataatagCAGAGAATACTTCttcattaattatataaaataatgtattttttgaagaaaaaaaaacgacATTAAAAACTTATCTACCGAATGAAATCGAACAGAACCAAACCTAACTAAACTGATTGATTTGgttaagtttcaatttttttactaaaaaaaaagcattgctatttagtaagaaaaatttaaacaacGAAGAGAAGAATCCTTAGAAAATTTGACCAATTAGATAGATGAAGAGAGAATGATTATAGTTTATTAAATGTCAAACATTGCCACAtataagccactaggtttagtctagtggtgagggatttgtgTAGTACGCTATAGGTCTTGGGTTCGATTATCATatcattgtaaacaaaataaaaaaataaaaaaattgccaTATAtgattcttctctttcttgcaaATGAATTTCTTATTAAATAACATTTTCCAAAAACTAATATGGATGAATCTGTGAACAAGTTCAAATCCGAGTTAATATTGTGAAGACAAACTTCTAGATTAAAGTTATTTTGATGAAGacaaatatgtgaaaagaaGACAAAGATTGATTATGTTCAAGTGCACAAggttgaagaaattcaaattatcAAATGAAGATGTTGATCAAGTTATGAGGAATAATCTTAGGTACAATATGCaattcattgttataagttTTAAGTGCTCACAAAATTTCATCTAAACCTTTCTAAAGTTACTATAATAATGTTGCATGATTCCCATCCAAAAAGGTTTTTAACTTGGAAATTTTTCAAGTTTTCAagcaggtaaatcgatttaccttgACAGAGAAATTGATTTACCAACACTCTGTTGGTGATTTTTTGACAGGTAAATTTAGAATTACCTTATAGGGAAATCGATTTACCCTGTGcaattttgaaacttttttaacGTTAAAAAGGAAGGGAAATCGATTTCCCTGGtaatggaaatcgatttacCTCTGCATCCATTTTAAATTTCTGATATGTAAACACACCTTTTCATTATTATACCTCTTCCAAATcattgcaattttatttttaaagaggtatcattttctatataaatatacatcagaattttctcaaaaacaACGAATCACTTTCATTAACTTTTTGATAACAATTCTCTGcaaatattttcacaaaacTCTCTGAAACTTTTCTACATAATTTCATATCAGATAAAAGTTTCCTGAGCACTTAGAGTTTATCGTTCTGAATTGTTATATTAAgtcaaaacaaattattggaATTTTGTTATATCAAAATGTAAGAgttatttccaaaatatataaacttgtTGTAATACTATTTATAACtattaataatcaaaattatatcAGTGTTATTGAATGTGTTCTAGTGGTTGAGCAATGAATGGGGCGACCTGCATGTGCATGGTTTGATTCCCACATATTGTtgtttttgcattttatttgttgaattgatttgaattattaaaattCGAATTTTTAGCAAAACTGTAACTGCAGCAAGAGATATACATGCCAACACACTAGGAGAGCAGTTATGGATTTATTTCAAACTGAATACATCAATAACTGTTATGAAGGGAAGTTTgttttcctcaagtaatagtcattttctctataaatagagaaacATGGATACGTAAAACATATAACTTGGTCAATTCCTCTCCCATTTACAATACTCTAAatcatctttcttttcattaatGCATGAATGGATTGAAGGAATAATCTTTCTGTAAACTATTATCAGAGATATGCTTGTTGTGTTAGTGCAAATCACTACAAGGTGATCAAAGTATCCTGCAGGGTATTCGCCGTATATCCCAATTGCATCCAATACACATTATTGGTGGGGGCGAATTTTAACTAAATACCTTGGTTTAAAATGTTAGGATTGTTATATATACTGGTATGTGTATATATTAGTAACAATGTTAATAATTTGATTGTTTGAATACAATGCATTTCATTGTTGGAGTTATGTCCTCTATTGCTATTTTTATAAGATCTTTCATAGCAACAAATCCACATGGTAACATACATGTTTCGTTGAGACTATGAAAATTAAGTTATTACCATGACTAATGTTATAATAAATTTCATGTTTATGCATATGAGTATGATAAGCAACACATGCATGCattattttatagaattgaaaTCTAATTCTAAGTGTTTTACATGTTTATGATGACCATGTATATGACtcataatttgttattttatgattatgattattgtTGATCATTGGAAAATTGATGATCATTATTATAcatgttttatattttgaataaatgaTATTCGGTGAATGTTGAAACGAAAGTGAAAACTTTAAATCGTAATGCTTGTTATTAAATGGTTTAGTTTAATAACAAAGGTGAAATG
Coding sequences within it:
- the LOC123897014 gene encoding 4-coumarate--CoA ligase-like 9 produces the protein MANYTKHTHSHSYTIDPNTGYCSQSRTFHSLRPIVPLPPPSQPLSLTDYSLSLLPETAISNNIPALIDSATDHHLTYPTFLRQIKSLTSFLQQSRTSLSKGHVALILTPSSLHVPVLYFSLLSLGVIVAPANPLSSQSELTHLIQLTKPVIAFATSTTASKIPNLPFGTIVIDSPSFLSILDSNSNSELRRVETTQSDTAAILFSSGTTGKIKGVLLTHRNLIALIGGFCYLKHAYDDGVENEPHPVSLFPLPLFHVFGFFMLVRALAMGETLVLMQRFDFEGMLKAVQKYRITYMPVSPPLVTAFAKSELVKKYDLSSIRLLGSGGAPLGKEVAESFKTKFPNVEIVQGYGLTESGGGAARMIGFDEAKHYGSVGRLAENMEAKIVDPVTGEALSPGQKGELWLRGPTIMKGYVGDDKATVETLDSEGWLKTGDLCYFDSDGFLFIVDRLKELIKYKAYQVPPAELEHILHTNPEIADAAVIPYPDEDAGQIPMAFVVRKPGSNITAAQVMEYVAKQVAPYKKIRRVSFVNSIPKSPAGKILRRELVDIALTSGSSKL